The genomic window TAATGCAAACGCCAGTCATTCTAATCGTAGAGGATGAAGACGTAACTCGACTAAACCTCGTTAGTTTATTTGAAGCTGAAGGTTACAAAGTTATTGAAGCCATTGATGGCGATGACATGCATGACAAGCTTACAAATAACGACGACGTTAATCTCGTAGTTATGGATATCAATCTTCCAGGCAAAAACGGCCTTATATTAGCCCGTGAATTACGCCAAAAACGCAAAGTAGGCCTTATCTTCTTAACAGGTCGTGATAACGATGTTGATCGTATTTTAGGGCTTGAAATTGGCGCTGATGATTACATTACTAAACCATTTAACCCTCGTGAATTGACTATTAGAGCGCGTAACCTTATTACACGTACTGGCCTAAGCGATGATGAATCAGCACTTGAAACTAATGGTGTTATTACATTTAACGGTTGGGAATTAGACGAAAATAGCCGCTGTTTAACATCTCCTAATGGCGATGCTAAGCGCTTGCCTAAAGGTGAGTACAGAGCACTGAGATTAATGCTTGATTCTCCAGGTCGTATTTTTAGCCGTGAACAACTAATTAAACATATGACAGGCCGTGAGCTACGTGCAAACGACCGTACTGTTGATGTAACTATTCGCCGTATTCGTAAGCATTTTGAAAGCGATAATTCTACATCAGAGCTTATCAGCACCATTCATGGTGAAGGCTACCGCTTTATTGGTAAAATCGACAGCTAATTAGCGTTTATTCTAATTGCTGTAGAAATAAATGAAGGGCACGTTGTCCTTCATTTATTTTATCTGCCAACACCAGCAGCCACTCCTCAAGCACTTCATCACTCTCATCTATCGCGCCATATTCCATTACTTTTGCATGCAGTTGAACATCGTTCAAACCAACAGAACCTGCGGCACCTTTAAGCTTATGCGCAACCGATTTATACTCTTCCCTGTTGCCTGTATTTAATGATGTAAGCAATTCTTGTTGATATTGCGGATTTAGCTTTTCAAACAACTGACTGCTGCGCCTAAACACAACTAACCCCATAGAATTAACAAAGTCTTCTATTGTTTCAATATCTAGCAAATGCGCATCAATACTTTTAAGTGCTTCGTCGGTTACTTTTAGCTGTGGCTCGTTGCATTGAGCTTGCTTAATATCAAATAAGTCAGCGAGCATTTTATCAAGCTTTACTGTATTAATAGGTTTAGCTAAAGCGCCTTGAATAGAAATACCTTCAAGTTCTTCTTCTGCACTTCTCACATTAGCGGTTAGTGCAACAATAGGCAGGTTATCAAAGTGGCTATCAGCACGGATTTGCCTTGCAACTTCATCGCCATTTATATCGGGTAGCTGCATATCAAGTAATACTAAATCTAGGTCGTCTTCGGTATCAACAAACGAAAGTGCATCTTCGCCCGTTTCAGCCCATAGCACTTCATGTCCGCGTTGCTCCAATAAATTAGTGGCTATTTCGGCGTTAAGTGGTACGTCTTCAACGAGTAAAATATAAAGCTCTCGGCCAACATAGCTTTGCTCTGTAGGCGCAATACATAAGCTCAGCGGTATTTGCACTGTAAAGCAACTGCCCTCACCCTCTGTACTGTTTACTGTAATACTGCCTTTCATAGCCGTGACTAGCGCTTTAGTTACCGCAAGACCAATACCTGAACCTATTGCATTAGTGCCTTGTAAATCAGGTGCTTTATAGTACATATCAAAAATACGAGAAAGCTGCTCTTGTGGAATACCTTGCCCTGTATCTGAGATTTTAATAACTAACCATGGGCCTTCAGGGCGATTTTCACGGCTACATTCAAGTGTGACTTTGCCATGCTGGGTAAATTTCACTGCATTGTTTATCAGGTTCCAAACCACTTGGCGTAAACGAGTAGGATCAAGCAGTGCATATATATCAAGCATGCCATTTCGCTCAATATCAAACTCAAGCCCTTTTTGCTCAGTTATTAGCCCTGCAAAATTCACAACATCGTTTATAAAATCAGATACATTAATAGA from Pseudoalteromonas marina includes these protein-coding regions:
- the arcA gene encoding two-component system response regulator ArcA, which codes for MQTPVILIVEDEDVTRLNLVSLFEAEGYKVIEAIDGDDMHDKLTNNDDVNLVVMDINLPGKNGLILARELRQKRKVGLIFLTGRDNDVDRILGLEIGADDYITKPFNPRELTIRARNLITRTGLSDDESALETNGVITFNGWELDENSRCLTSPNGDAKRLPKGEYRALRLMLDSPGRIFSREQLIKHMTGRELRANDRTVDVTIRRIRKHFESDNSTSELISTIHGEGYRFIGKIDS
- the arcB gene encoding aerobic respiration two-component sensor histidine kinase ArcB, whose amino-acid sequence is MTDYSLSPWVRVLSSSIARFGELKTAAICYALFLAASLILSSMFYYVAIGELFLVDILAVVFFSAVVSPLIISVLINSIRQLDASYAYLDSATKQEKLLNQTLKDNISRLNIEIDERKMAFHAKHRAIEELRREIAERKKTQQELAQQSMLQRSIVDSSPDLFYYRDNNGVFAGCNKMFEEVMGKSSSELIGKTVEQIFPNDFLSEVLRTDKEVEQTHKALTIDVGYEVDGATRWFELRKLPFINDEGDYIGLLGFGRDITSRKEAAEALETAYKDKGKFIATLSHELRTPLNGIVGLTRMLLDTDLNKQQRSWCNTVFSSAETLGNIFNDIIDLDKIDREQLDIAANSINVSDFINDVVNFAGLITEQKGLEFDIERNGMLDIYALLDPTRLRQVVWNLINNAVKFTQHGKVTLECSRENRPEGPWLVIKISDTGQGIPQEQLSRIFDMYYKAPDLQGTNAIGSGIGLAVTKALVTAMKGSITVNSTEGEGSCFTVQIPLSLCIAPTEQSYVGRELYILLVEDVPLNAEIATNLLEQRGHEVLWAETGEDALSFVDTEDDLDLVLLDMQLPDINGDEVARQIRADSHFDNLPIVALTANVRSAEEELEGISIQGALAKPINTVKLDKMLADLFDIKQAQCNEPQLKVTDEALKSIDAHLLDIETIEDFVNSMGLVVFRRSSQLFEKLNPQYQQELLTSLNTGNREEYKSVAHKLKGAAGSVGLNDVQLHAKVMEYGAIDESDEVLEEWLLVLADKINEGQRALHLFLQQLE